One Streptomyces sp. ML-6 genomic region harbors:
- a CDS encoding peptidoglycan bridge formation glycyltransferase FemA/FemB family protein, which produces MSLTLRTISREQHLAYIQSLPAASHMQVPAWADVKAEWRSESLGWFSKEGQLVGVGLVLYRQLPKIKRYLAYLPEGPVIDWFAPNLDDWLRPMLAHLKQQGAFSVKMGPPVVIRRWDAAAIKSGIQDPEVKRLRDVKATHIEPQAFEVADRLRKMGWQQGEDGGAGFGDVQPRYIFQVPLANRSLEDVHKGFNQLWRRNIKKAEKAGVEVVQGGYGDLAEWQRLYEITAERDRFRPRPLAYFQRMWTTLNNEDPNRMRLYFARHEGENVAAATMLIVGGHVWYSYGASANHKREVRPSNAMQWRMLRDAYAMGATVYDLRGISDSLDETDHLFGLIQFKVGTGGQAAEYLGEWDFPLNKLLHKALDIYMSRR; this is translated from the coding sequence ATGAGCCTGACCCTGAGGACCATCAGCCGAGAGCAGCATCTGGCGTACATCCAGAGTCTGCCCGCGGCGAGTCACATGCAGGTTCCGGCGTGGGCGGACGTGAAGGCCGAGTGGCGCTCGGAGAGCCTCGGCTGGTTCAGCAAGGAGGGGCAGCTGGTCGGCGTCGGCCTGGTGCTCTACCGGCAGCTTCCCAAGATCAAGCGGTACCTCGCCTACCTGCCCGAGGGCCCGGTCATCGACTGGTTCGCCCCGAACCTGGACGACTGGCTCCGTCCGATGCTGGCGCACCTCAAGCAGCAGGGCGCCTTCTCCGTGAAGATGGGCCCGCCCGTCGTCATCCGCCGCTGGGACGCGGCCGCGATCAAGTCGGGCATCCAGGACCCGGAAGTGAAGCGGCTGCGCGACGTCAAGGCCACCCACATCGAGCCCCAGGCCTTCGAGGTGGCGGACAGGCTGCGGAAGATGGGCTGGCAGCAGGGCGAGGACGGCGGCGCCGGCTTCGGTGACGTACAGCCCCGCTACATCTTCCAGGTGCCGCTGGCGAACCGGTCGCTCGAAGACGTCCACAAGGGCTTCAACCAGCTGTGGCGCCGCAACATCAAGAAGGCTGAGAAGGCCGGCGTCGAGGTCGTCCAGGGCGGTTACGGGGACCTCGCCGAGTGGCAGCGGCTCTACGAGATCACCGCGGAGCGCGACCGCTTCCGGCCGCGTCCGCTGGCCTACTTCCAGCGCATGTGGACGACCCTCAACAACGAGGACCCCAACCGGATGCGGCTGTACTTCGCCCGTCACGAGGGCGAGAACGTCGCCGCCGCGACGATGCTGATCGTCGGCGGGCACGTCTGGTACTCCTACGGGGCGTCCGCCAACCACAAGCGCGAGGTCCGGCCCTCGAACGCGATGCAGTGGCGGATGCTGCGCGACGCGTACGCCATGGGCGCCACCGTCTACGACCTGCGCGGCATCTCCGACTCGCTGGACGAGACCGACCACCTCTTCGGCCTCATCCAGTTCAAGGTCGGCACCGGCGGGCAGGCCGCCGAGTACCTCGGCGAGTGGGACTTCCCGCTCAACAAGCTGCTCCACAAGGCGCTCGACATCTACATGTCCCGGCGCTGA
- a CDS encoding inositol-3-phosphate synthase has product MGSVRVAIVGVGNCAASLVQGVEYYKDANPAGKVPGLMHVQFGDYHVRDVEFVAAFDVDAKKVGLDLADAIGASENNTIKLCDVPTSGVTVQRGHTHDGLGKYYRQTIEESSEAPVDVVQVLKDRKVDVLVCYLPVGSEVAAKFYAQCAIDAKVAFVNALPVFIAGTKEWADKFTEAGVPIVGDDIKSQVGATITHRVMAKLFEDRGVILDRTMQLNVGGNMDFKNMLERERLESKKISKTQAVTSQIRDRELGENNVHIGPSDYVAWLDDRKWAYVRLEGRAFGDVPLNLEYKLEVWDSPNSAGVIIDALRAAKIAKDRGIGGPILSASSYFMKSPPVQYFDDEARENVEKFIRGEVSN; this is encoded by the coding sequence ATGGGTTCGGTTCGCGTAGCCATCGTCGGCGTGGGCAACTGCGCCGCCTCGCTGGTCCAGGGCGTCGAGTACTACAAGGACGCCAATCCGGCCGGCAAGGTGCCCGGTCTGATGCACGTCCAGTTCGGCGACTACCACGTGCGTGACGTCGAGTTCGTCGCCGCCTTCGACGTCGACGCGAAGAAGGTCGGCCTCGACCTCGCGGACGCCATCGGTGCCAGCGAGAACAACACCATCAAGCTCTGCGACGTGCCGACCTCCGGCGTCACCGTCCAGCGTGGCCACACCCACGACGGTCTCGGCAAGTACTACCGCCAGACGATCGAGGAGTCCTCCGAGGCCCCGGTCGACGTCGTCCAGGTCCTCAAGGACCGCAAGGTCGACGTCCTCGTCTGCTACCTGCCGGTCGGTTCCGAGGTCGCTGCGAAGTTCTACGCGCAGTGCGCCATCGACGCCAAGGTCGCGTTCGTCAACGCCCTCCCGGTCTTCATCGCCGGTACCAAGGAGTGGGCGGACAAGTTCACCGAGGCCGGTGTCCCGATCGTCGGTGACGACATCAAGTCGCAGGTCGGCGCCACCATCACGCACCGCGTGATGGCGAAGCTCTTCGAGGACCGGGGCGTCATCCTGGACCGCACGATGCAGCTGAACGTCGGCGGCAACATGGACTTCAAGAACATGCTCGAGCGCGAGCGCCTGGAGTCCAAGAAGATCTCCAAGACGCAGGCCGTCACCTCCCAGATCCGGGACCGTGAGCTCGGTGAGAACAACGTCCACATCGGTCCGTCGGACTACGTCGCCTGGCTGGACGACCGCAAGTGGGCCTACGTGCGCCTGGAGGGTCGCGCCTTCGGTGACGTTCCGCTGAACCTGGAGTACAAGCTCGAGGTCTGGGACTCCCCGAACTCCGCCGGTGTCATCATCGACGCCCTTCGCGCCGCGAAGATCGCCAAGGACCGCGGCATCGGTGGCCCGATCCTCTCCGCGTCCTCGTACTTCATGAAGTCCCCGCCGGTCCAGTACTTCGACGACGAGGCCCGCGAGAACGTCGAGAAGTTCATCCGCGGCGAGGTCTCCAACTGA
- a CDS encoding transglycosylase domain-containing protein, producing MSEHRRKAPQPQGGGRAAARRAAQRSSGRRAAPSHGVTSETPSDSYGGRAEARRAAQRGGGSRRAAEGGGAGRGGGGRRRGGGDGGPEEPGRGRGRGARRPGKKRFIDYPRADKDGFRRWVPSWKLASGLCIGFLGLLMGLAGLAYAMVDQPKVNEAAKAQNNVYYWDDGTQMVATGGEVNRQIINYEQIPKAMRDAVISAENKTFEHDRGIDPMGIARALFNMATGGETQGGSTITQQYVKNSRLSQEQTLSRKFQELFITLKVNNSMKKNQIITGYLNVSYYGRGASGLQAAARTYYGKDAIDLNPSECAFLATLLKGASYYDPAGAPDVDPEQATKELNTERAKKRWKWILDEEVKDGRLSKTERAKYTEFPMPKPPRKNAQLGGQIGYLVDLAKKSFLNNNDRGITADMLAQGGYEIHTTFNKKKVEQLEAAVQKVYDSKIKPKERPKTDTHVQFGGGSVDPKTGAIVAIYGGQDATKHFTNNADPTGAQVGSTFKPFVLAAAMQYGKRDPSLGEEQDDSQRTKVSPLSIYNADDMLKIKKYNGEIWTDENGKEWLQANDGGESRGNITLREAMQWSANSPYVQLGMDVGTDKVKDVAMAAGLKDDNQMADSHVPSFSIGTSSPSAIRMAGAYATFAASGKQREPYSVTEVKHGGEVIYQHKEVVKSAFDPAIADNVTDVLKNVVDKGTGTPAQLPGREVAGKTGTTDDNKSAWFVGYTPQLSTAISMYRLDDDANNKNRAFEKMYGTGGERTIHGASFPAQIWHDYMVDAMKGKKAIAFPEPGPIGDKVYGGGAQSPKPTPTKEVTPTPTKTETETPPASTSPSPNPTGSCDTWDWDCQHNNGGTNSGANGANGGDSGDTGGFPSTSPSPPNGGGDNNGGAGNGGNGNGANGGFIAGPAG from the coding sequence ATGAGCGAGCACCGTCGCAAAGCGCCGCAGCCACAGGGTGGCGGGCGTGCAGCGGCCAGACGAGCAGCCCAGCGTTCCTCAGGACGCCGCGCAGCTCCGTCACATGGAGTGACGTCTGAAACACCTTCCGATTCGTACGGCGGACGCGCCGAGGCCAGACGCGCCGCCCAGCGGGGCGGCGGGAGCCGTCGTGCCGCCGAGGGCGGTGGGGCGGGCCGCGGGGGCGGCGGCCGTCGCCGTGGTGGCGGCGACGGAGGGCCCGAGGAGCCGGGCCGGGGGCGGGGCCGTGGCGCCCGGCGTCCGGGCAAGAAACGCTTCATCGACTACCCCCGTGCCGACAAGGACGGCTTCCGGCGCTGGGTTCCGTCCTGGAAGCTGGCCTCCGGCCTCTGCATCGGCTTCCTCGGCCTGCTCATGGGCCTCGCCGGTCTCGCCTACGCGATGGTCGACCAGCCCAAGGTGAACGAGGCCGCGAAGGCGCAGAACAACGTCTACTACTGGGACGACGGCACGCAGATGGTCGCCACGGGCGGTGAGGTCAACCGTCAGATCATCAACTATGAGCAGATCCCCAAGGCGATGCGGGACGCCGTCATCTCGGCCGAGAACAAGACCTTCGAGCACGACCGGGGCATCGACCCCATGGGCATCGCCCGAGCCCTGTTCAACATGGCCACCGGGGGCGAGACGCAGGGTGGTTCCACGATCACCCAGCAGTACGTGAAGAACTCGCGTCTGTCCCAGGAACAGACCCTGAGCCGGAAGTTCCAGGAACTCTTCATCACGCTCAAAGTCAACAACAGCATGAAGAAGAATCAGATCATCACGGGCTATCTCAACGTCTCGTACTACGGTCGAGGTGCTTCGGGTCTCCAGGCGGCGGCCCGTACGTACTACGGCAAGGACGCGATAGACCTGAATCCGAGCGAGTGCGCGTTCCTGGCGACGCTGCTCAAGGGTGCGTCCTACTACGACCCGGCGGGCGCTCCCGATGTCGACCCCGAGCAGGCGACCAAGGAACTGAACACCGAGCGGGCCAAGAAGCGCTGGAAGTGGATCCTCGACGAAGAGGTGAAGGACGGCCGCCTCTCGAAGACGGAGCGCGCCAAGTACACCGAGTTCCCGATGCCCAAGCCGCCGCGGAAGAACGCCCAGCTGGGCGGCCAGATCGGTTACCTGGTCGACCTCGCCAAGAAGTCCTTCCTCAACAACAACGACCGTGGCATCACCGCGGACATGCTGGCCCAGGGCGGCTACGAGATCCACACCACCTTCAACAAGAAGAAGGTCGAGCAGCTCGAAGCCGCGGTCCAGAAGGTCTACGACAGCAAGATCAAGCCGAAGGAACGCCCGAAGACGGACACCCACGTCCAGTTCGGCGGCGGGTCGGTGGATCCCAAGACCGGGGCCATCGTGGCGATCTACGGCGGTCAGGACGCGACCAAGCACTTCACCAACAACGCGGATCCGACAGGTGCGCAGGTCGGTTCGACCTTCAAGCCCTTCGTGCTCGCGGCGGCGATGCAGTACGGCAAGCGCGACCCCTCGCTCGGCGAGGAGCAGGACGATTCGCAGCGCACGAAGGTCTCGCCGCTCAGCATCTACAACGCCGACGACATGCTGAAGATCAAGAAGTACAACGGCGAGATCTGGACCGACGAGAACGGCAAGGAGTGGCTGCAGGCCAACGACGGCGGTGAGTCGAGGGGCAACATCACCCTCCGCGAGGCCATGCAGTGGTCCGCCAACTCCCCGTACGTGCAGCTCGGCATGGACGTCGGCACCGACAAGGTGAAGGACGTCGCCATGGCCGCGGGGCTCAAGGACGACAACCAGATGGCGGACTCGCACGTGCCGTCGTTCTCCATCGGTACGTCCTCGCCCAGCGCGATCCGCATGGCCGGCGCGTACGCGACCTTCGCGGCCAGCGGCAAGCAGCGCGAGCCCTACTCGGTCACCGAGGTGAAGCACGGGGGCGAGGTGATCTACCAGCACAAGGAGGTCGTCAAGAGCGCCTTCGACCCCGCGATCGCCGACAACGTCACCGACGTCCTGAAGAACGTCGTCGACAAGGGCACGGGTACCCCCGCGCAGCTCCCCGGCCGGGAAGTGGCGGGCAAGACGGGTACGACGGACGACAACAAGTCCGCCTGGTTCGTCGGCTACACGCCGCAGCTGTCCACGGCCATCAGCATGTACCGGCTCGACGACGACGCGAACAACAAGAACCGCGCGTTCGAGAAGATGTACGGCACGGGTGGCGAGCGGACGATCCACGGTGCCTCGTTCCCGGCGCAGATCTGGCACGACTACATGGTCGACGCGATGAAGGGGAAGAAGGCCATCGCCTTCCCCGAGCCGGGACCGATCGGTGACAAGGTCTACGGCGGCGGCGCGCAGAGCCCCAAGCCGACGCCCACCAAGGAAGTGACGCCCACGCCGACCAAGACGGAGACCGAGACGCCTCCGGCGAGCACGAGCCCGTCGCCCAACCCGACCGGGAGCTGCGACACCTGGGACTGGGACTGCCAGCACAACAACGGCGGTACCAACAGCGGTGCGAACGGTGCGAACGGCGGGGACTCGGGCGACACCGGAGGCTTCCCGAGCACGTCTCCCTCGCCACCGAACGGCGGCGGTGACAACAACGGCGGGGCCGGAAACGGCGGCAACGGCAACGGGGCGAACGGCGGATTCATCGCCGGACCGGCCGGATAG
- a CDS encoding helix-turn-helix transcriptional regulator, whose amino-acid sequence MSRRSGILEFAVLGLLRESPMHGYELRKRLNTSLGIFRAFSYGTLYPCLKTLVANGWLIEEPGSAPADLPPPTGRVAAPASSLAGRRAKIVYRLTAEGKEHFEELLSHTGPDSWEDEHFAARFAFFGQTEREVRMRVLEGRRSRLEERLEKMRASLARTRERLDDYTLELQRHGMESVEREVRWLNELIESERSGRDQRRSSPGSEAQQNTAGETDGLPRRRGDSPPDPSDDTAK is encoded by the coding sequence TTGAGCAGGCGCTCCGGCATCCTCGAATTCGCCGTTCTCGGTCTGCTCCGTGAATCCCCGATGCATGGGTACGAGCTGCGCAAACGCCTCAACACCTCACTGGGGATCTTTCGCGCCTTCAGTTACGGCACCCTCTATCCCTGCCTCAAGACGCTGGTCGCCAACGGCTGGTTGATCGAGGAACCGGGGAGCGCTCCCGCCGACCTCCCGCCACCCACCGGCCGTGTGGCCGCTCCCGCCTCCTCACTGGCCGGGCGCCGCGCGAAAATCGTCTACCGGCTGACGGCGGAAGGTAAGGAGCACTTCGAGGAGCTGCTCTCGCACACCGGTCCCGACTCCTGGGAGGACGAGCACTTCGCGGCCCGTTTCGCCTTCTTCGGCCAGACGGAGCGCGAGGTCCGGATGCGTGTGCTGGAGGGCCGGCGCAGCCGGCTGGAGGAACGCCTGGAGAAGATGCGGGCCTCCTTGGCCCGCACTCGTGAGCGCCTCGACGACTACACGCTTGAGCTGCAGCGACACGGCATGGAATCCGTGGAGCGCGAAGTGCGCTGGCTGAACGAGCTCATCGAGAGCGAGCGGTCGGGACGGGATCAGCGACGATCCTCGCCCGGGAGCGAAGCTCAGCAGAACACAGCAGGAGAGACGGACGGCCTGCCCCGGCGCAGGGGTGACTCCCCGCCGGATCCGTCCGACGACACCGCAAAGTGA
- a CDS encoding MFS transporter has product MAVVGDLRVLLRLRNFRRLLAVRLLSQSADGVYQVALAAHVVFSPEKQASAGAIASAMAVLLLPYSLVGPFAGVLLDRWSRRQVFLYGNLLRAALACCTALLILGSAPEWLFYTSALCVTAVNRFVLAGLSAALPRVVDDDRLVLANSLSPTAGTLAATAGGGLAFVVRLLVSDSDAVVVLLAALLYLSSALTSLTLGIRLLGPDQEGNRARLGAALAVTARGLADGLRHLAERKPAGRALAAMAVIRFCYGALTVTVLMLCRYAWAGTDSEGLALLGLAVGASGAGFFTAAVLSPWAVGRFGRFGWMAVCAATAAVLEPALGLWFVPAPMLVAAFVLGLVTQGVKIATDTVVQTSVDDFYRGRVFSLYDVLFNVAFVGAAAVAAVTLPPDGRSPAVVIGVAVLYAVVAAAMFRWSRTASTALRPSGQE; this is encoded by the coding sequence ATGGCCGTCGTCGGTGATCTGCGCGTTCTTCTGCGCCTTCGAAACTTCCGTCGTCTGCTCGCCGTACGACTCCTCTCCCAGTCCGCCGACGGTGTCTACCAGGTGGCGCTGGCGGCACACGTCGTCTTCTCCCCGGAGAAACAGGCCTCGGCCGGTGCCATCGCCTCGGCAATGGCCGTTCTGCTGCTGCCGTACTCGCTTGTCGGCCCCTTCGCCGGTGTCCTGCTGGACCGCTGGTCGCGCCGTCAGGTCTTCCTGTACGGCAATCTGCTGCGCGCCGCGCTCGCCTGCTGCACCGCGCTCCTGATCCTCGGCTCCGCGCCCGAATGGCTCTTCTACACCTCGGCCCTGTGCGTCACCGCGGTGAACCGCTTCGTGCTGGCCGGTCTCTCGGCAGCACTGCCACGAGTGGTCGACGACGACCGGCTGGTGCTGGCCAACTCGCTCTCGCCCACAGCCGGTACGCTCGCCGCCACGGCCGGCGGTGGTCTCGCCTTCGTCGTGCGGCTGCTGGTCTCGGACTCCGACGCCGTAGTGGTGCTGCTGGCCGCGTTGCTCTACCTCTCCTCGGCGCTGACCTCCCTGACTCTTGGCATCCGGTTGCTCGGGCCGGATCAGGAGGGGAACCGTGCCCGCCTGGGGGCGGCCCTGGCAGTCACCGCACGGGGCCTCGCCGACGGTCTGCGTCACCTGGCGGAGCGAAAGCCGGCCGGCCGGGCGCTGGCCGCCATGGCCGTGATCCGCTTCTGCTACGGGGCCCTGACCGTGACGGTGCTGATGCTCTGCCGGTACGCCTGGGCCGGTACCGATTCCGAGGGGCTGGCCCTTCTCGGACTGGCGGTGGGTGCCTCCGGTGCGGGGTTCTTCACGGCAGCCGTGCTGTCGCCCTGGGCAGTGGGCCGGTTCGGACGGTTCGGCTGGATGGCGGTGTGCGCGGCGACGGCCGCCGTCCTCGAACCCGCGCTGGGGCTGTGGTTCGTCCCCGCGCCAATGCTGGTCGCGGCGTTCGTTCTCGGGCTGGTCACCCAGGGCGTGAAGATCGCGACGGACACGGTGGTGCAGACCTCGGTGGACGACTTCTACCGCGGTCGGGTCTTCTCCCTCTACGACGTACTGTTCAACGTCGCCTTCGTGGGGGCCGCCGCCGTCGCCGCCGTGACCCTGCCGCCCGACGGACGGTCGCCCGCGGTAGTGATCGGAGTGGCTGTCCTCTACGCGGTCGTCGCCGCGGCGATGTTCCGATGGAGCCGCACCGCCAGCACGGCACTCCGGCCCTCAGGGCAGGAGTGA
- the rpsF gene encoding 30S ribosomal protein S6, translating into MRHYEVMVILDPDLEERAVSPLIENFLSVVREGNGKVEKVDTWGRRRLAYEIKKKPEGIYSVIDLQAEPAVVKELDRQMNLNESVLRTKVLRPEIH; encoded by the coding sequence ATGCGTCACTACGAGGTGATGGTCATCCTCGACCCCGATCTCGAGGAGCGCGCTGTCTCCCCGCTGATCGAGAACTTCCTCTCCGTCGTCCGTGAGGGCAACGGAAAGGTCGAGAAGGTCGACACCTGGGGCCGTCGTCGTCTCGCTTACGAGATCAAGAAGAAGCCCGAGGGCATCTACTCGGTCATCGACCTGCAGGCCGAGCCTGCGGTCGTCAAGGAGCTCGACCGCCAGATGAACCTGAACGAGTCGGTCCTCCGGACCAAGGTCCTCCGTCCCGAGATCCACTGA
- a CDS encoding glycosyltransferase 87 family protein: protein MPSAEDTSVHQPQEQPVVRPTHQDRIAEAGSELIGGRSGRWARLGGTTLTPVAVVALVALGMFALGMVQKLPCYNWAWFRGAGSQYTHACYSDIPHLYVGRGFSEGLVPYFDRLPGDMQYLEYPVLTGVFMQVASWLTPDGSIQYREQMYWMVNAGMLMICAVIIAVCVARTHRRRPWDALLVALAPAFALTATINWDLLAIALTAAGMLMWSRGRALAFGVLIGLATAAKLYPVFLLGPVFVLCWRAGKWREFGTATFGAAVSWLVVNLPVMVFAPEGWKKFYTFSEERGIDFGSFWLIITQRTGESIEVSTVNTVSTLVTVLLCAGVGALTLMTPRRPRFAQLAFLVVAAFILVNKVYSPQYVLWLIPLAALARPRWRDFLIWQACEVMYFLGIWMYLAYTTSGDKHQGLPTEGYQLAIALHLLGTLYLCAVVVRDILVPERDVVRLDGSDDPSGGVLDGAPDAFVLGRAVRPSRYAHPGAEAPRVEWGATRGPAED from the coding sequence ATGCCGAGCGCAGAAGACACGAGTGTGCACCAGCCTCAGGAACAGCCTGTCGTACGGCCCACGCACCAGGACAGGATCGCCGAGGCCGGCAGCGAGCTGATCGGCGGACGCTCGGGGCGCTGGGCGAGACTCGGCGGCACGACGCTCACACCCGTGGCCGTTGTCGCGCTGGTGGCCCTCGGGATGTTCGCGCTGGGCATGGTGCAGAAGCTGCCCTGCTACAACTGGGCCTGGTTCAGGGGAGCGGGCTCGCAATACACCCACGCCTGCTACTCGGACATCCCGCACCTCTACGTGGGCCGCGGTTTCTCCGAGGGTCTCGTGCCGTACTTCGACCGGCTGCCCGGCGACATGCAGTACCTGGAGTACCCCGTGCTGACGGGGGTGTTCATGCAGGTCGCGTCCTGGCTGACGCCGGACGGGTCGATCCAGTACCGCGAGCAGATGTACTGGATGGTCAACGCGGGCATGCTGATGATCTGCGCCGTGATCATCGCCGTCTGCGTCGCCCGCACGCACCGGCGCCGCCCCTGGGACGCGCTGCTGGTCGCCCTCGCTCCGGCCTTCGCGCTCACCGCCACGATCAACTGGGACCTGCTGGCCATCGCGCTGACGGCCGCGGGGATGCTCATGTGGTCCCGGGGCCGGGCCCTGGCGTTCGGCGTCCTCATCGGGCTCGCCACGGCCGCCAAGCTCTATCCCGTGTTCCTGCTGGGGCCAGTGTTCGTCCTGTGCTGGCGGGCGGGCAAATGGCGGGAGTTCGGCACGGCCACGTTCGGGGCGGCGGTGTCCTGGCTGGTGGTGAACCTGCCGGTGATGGTCTTCGCGCCCGAGGGGTGGAAGAAGTTCTACACGTTCAGCGAGGAACGGGGCATCGACTTCGGTTCCTTCTGGCTGATCATTACGCAGCGCACCGGCGAGAGCATCGAGGTGTCGACCGTCAACACCGTCTCGACCCTGGTGACGGTCCTGCTGTGCGCGGGCGTCGGCGCGCTGACCCTGATGACACCGCGCAGGCCGCGCTTCGCGCAGCTCGCCTTCCTCGTCGTCGCGGCGTTCATCCTCGTCAACAAGGTCTACTCGCCGCAGTACGTGCTGTGGCTGATTCCCCTGGCCGCCCTGGCCCGGCCGCGCTGGCGCGATTTCCTGATCTGGCAGGCGTGCGAGGTCATGTACTTCCTGGGGATCTGGATGTACCTCGCGTACACGACGAGCGGCGACAAGCACCAGGGGCTGCCCACGGAGGGGTACCAGCTGGCGATCGCCCTGCACCTGCTGGGCACGCTGTACCTATGCGCCGTCGTCGTACGGGACATCCTCGTGCCGGAGCGGGACGTCGTACGGCTCGACGGGTCGGACGACCCGTCCGGCGGGGTTCTCGACGGGGCCCCGGACGCGTTCGTGCTGGGCCGGGCGGTCCGGCCGTCGCGGTACGCACATCCCGGGGCCGAGGCACCGAGGGTGGAGTGGGGCGCGACGCGGGGGCCGGCCGAGGACTGA
- a CDS encoding single-stranded DNA-binding protein, producing MAGETVITVVGNLVDDPELRFTPSGAAVAKFRVASTPRIFDRQTNEWKDGEGLFLTCSVWRQAAENVAESLQRGMRVVVQGRLKQRSYEDREGIKRTVYELDVEEVGPSLKNATAKVTKTTGRGGQGGYGGGQQGGGNWGGGPGGGGQQGGGGAPADDPWATSAPSGGQQGGGQQGGGWGGSSGGSGGGYSDEPPF from the coding sequence ATGGCAGGCGAGACCGTCATCACGGTCGTCGGCAATCTCGTCGACGACCCCGAGCTGCGCTTCACCCCGTCCGGTGCGGCGGTCGCGAAGTTCCGCGTCGCGTCCACTCCTCGCATCTTCGACCGGCAGACCAATGAGTGGAAGGACGGCGAAGGCCTGTTCCTCACCTGCTCGGTCTGGCGGCAGGCGGCGGAGAACGTCGCCGAGTCGCTCCAGCGAGGCATGCGCGTCGTCGTGCAGGGCCGGCTGAAGCAGCGGTCGTACGAGGACCGCGAGGGCATCAAGCGCACGGTCTACGAGCTGGACGTCGAGGAAGTCGGCCCCAGCCTCAAGAACGCCACGGCCAAGGTCACCAAGACCACCGGTCGCGGTGGCCAGGGTGGATACGGCGGAGGCCAGCAGGGCGGCGGCAACTGGGGCGGCGGTCCCGGTGGCGGTGGCCAGCAGGGTGGCGGCGGCGCTCCCGCCGACGACCCGTGGGCCACGAGCGCGCCGTCCGGCGGTCAGCAGGGCGGGGGCCAGCAGGGTGGCGGCTGGGGCGGAAGCTCCGGCGGCTCCGGCGGCGGCTACTCGGACGAGCCGCCCTTCTAG
- the rpsR gene encoding 30S ribosomal protein S18 yields the protein MAKPPVRKPKKKVCAFCKDKTQYVDYKDTNMLRKFISDRGKIRARRVTGNCTQHQRDVATAVKNSREMALLPYTSTAR from the coding sequence ATGGCGAAGCCGCCTGTGCGCAAGCCTAAGAAGAAGGTCTGCGCGTTCTGCAAGGACAAGACCCAGTACGTGGACTACAAGGACACGAACATGCTGCGGAAGTTCATTTCCGACCGCGGCAAGATCCGTGCCCGCCGCGTGACCGGCAACTGCACGCAGCACCAGCGTGACGTCGCCACGGCCGTCAAGAACAGCCGTGAGATGGCGCTGCTGCCCTACACGTCCACCGCGCGATAA
- a CDS encoding alanine racemase, translating to MALSLYVDTARWRAHQKSVLDQFPGLIPVCKGNGYGFGHERLAEEAIRFGSDMLAVGTTYEAARVKDWFSGDLLVLTPFRRGEEPVPLPDRVIRSVSSVDGVHALVGARVVIECMSSMKRHGVKEEELGQLHAAIEDVRLEGFALHLPLDRTDGSDAVEEVIAWMDRLRAARLPLHTMFVSHLRAEELGRLQQQFPQTRFRARIGTRLWLGDHEATEYRGSVLDVTRVAKGDRFGYRQQKAASDGWLVVVAGGTSHGVGLEAPKALHGVMPRAKGVARAGLATVNRNLSPFVWAGKQRWFAEPPHMQVSILFVPADAQEPKVGDELVAHLRHTTTQFDRLVDR from the coding sequence ATGGCGCTCTCCCTCTACGTCGACACCGCGCGCTGGCGGGCGCACCAGAAATCCGTCCTCGACCAGTTCCCCGGCCTCATCCCGGTCTGCAAGGGCAACGGATACGGCTTCGGTCACGAGCGGCTGGCCGAGGAGGCCATCCGTTTCGGCTCCGACATGCTCGCCGTCGGCACCACCTACGAGGCCGCCCGCGTCAAGGACTGGTTCAGCGGCGACCTCCTGGTCCTCACCCCGTTCCGCCGGGGCGAGGAGCCGGTGCCGCTGCCCGACCGCGTCATCCGGTCCGTCTCCTCCGTGGACGGTGTGCACGCCCTGGTGGGCGCACGGGTCGTCATCGAGTGCATGAGCTCGATGAAGCGCCACGGCGTCAAGGAGGAGGAACTCGGGCAGCTGCACGCCGCCATCGAGGACGTACGGCTCGAGGGCTTCGCCCTGCACCTCCCGCTGGACCGCACGGACGGCTCGGACGCGGTCGAGGAGGTCATCGCCTGGATGGATCGGCTGCGCGCGGCCCGGCTGCCGCTGCACACCATGTTCGTCAGCCATCTGCGCGCCGAGGAGCTGGGCCGGCTCCAGCAGCAGTTCCCGCAGACCCGTTTCCGCGCCCGTATCGGCACCCGGCTGTGGCTCGGCGACCACGAGGCGACGGAGTACCGGGGGTCCGTCCTGGACGTCACACGCGTCGCCAAGGGGGACCGCTTCGGCTACCGACAGCAGAAGGCCGCCTCGGACGGCTGGCTGGTGGTCGTCGCCGGCGGCACGTCGCACGGGGTGGGTCTGGAGGCCCCGAAGGCCCTGCACGGCGTGATGCCGCGGGCCAAGGGCGTCGCCCGCGCGGGCCTGGCCACCGTCAACCGCAACCTGTCGCCGTTCGTCTGGGCGGGCAAGCAGCGCTGGTTCGCCGAGCCGCCGCACATGCAGGTGTCGATCCTGTTCGTCCCGGCGGACGCGCAGGAGCCGAAGGTGGGCGACGAGCTGGTGGCCCACCTGCGCCACACCACCACCCAGTTCGACCGCCTGGTCGACCGCTGA